A window from Candidatus Margulisiibacteriota bacterium encodes these proteins:
- the pgi gene encoding glucose-6-phosphate isomerase, whose protein sequence is MSGANFDQTDEYQALCRHRRGLAADLKGLFARRCVKTPHLYYDYSRQLVDETAVTLLLRLAEATGLRSKIKAMFKGEKINVTEGRAVLHVALRDPDRYPEVKEVLAQVKAFAAQNKLNNLVAIGIGGSYLGPEYLAEACAPYALPGKKLRFVANVDGTDFARKTAGLDPKDTLVIIISKTFTTAETMKNAETAKAWMRKALGASPEVIKQHFIAVSTAADKVKAFGIDPANMFGFWDWVGGRYSATSAVGAVPLALYLGYDNFAKILDGARWLDTHFLHAAFEENIPVLSAVLDIWNINFMGYKTRALLPYFQSLGRLPAHTQQVEMESNGKLVDSEGKPVRYDTGEVVFGEPGTNGQHSFYQLLHQGTQIIPCDFIGFIKPQYPLGEASPTSVTHHEELMTNFFAQPDALAFGKKDDYLPKNFPGNRPSSSLLLSELTPFTAGLLLAWTEHRAAAKGFIWGINSFDQFGVELGKKLGVEHRNRILEARQTGRLNVQGLNQSTAELLMAFIKGKLPT, encoded by the coding sequence ATGTCAGGAGCAAATTTCGACCAGACCGACGAATATCAAGCGCTTTGCCGCCACCGGAGAGGGTTAGCGGCCGACCTGAAAGGGCTGTTCGCCCGCCGCTGCGTCAAGACCCCGCACCTCTATTACGATTATTCCCGCCAACTGGTGGATGAGACCGCCGTCACTCTCCTGCTCCGCCTGGCCGAAGCGACCGGCCTCCGGTCCAAGATCAAGGCGATGTTCAAGGGCGAGAAGATCAACGTCACCGAAGGGCGCGCCGTCCTCCACGTCGCCCTGCGCGATCCGGACCGCTACCCCGAGGTCAAAGAGGTCCTGGCGCAGGTCAAGGCGTTCGCCGCGCAGAACAAGCTGAACAATCTCGTCGCGATCGGGATCGGCGGCTCTTATCTCGGCCCGGAATACCTGGCCGAAGCGTGCGCCCCTTACGCCCTGCCCGGCAAGAAACTGCGCTTTGTGGCGAACGTCGATGGGACCGACTTCGCCCGGAAAACGGCGGGACTGGACCCGAAAGATACGCTGGTGATCATCATTTCCAAGACTTTCACCACCGCCGAGACGATGAAGAACGCGGAGACGGCCAAGGCCTGGATGCGGAAAGCGCTCGGCGCTTCACCCGAGGTCATCAAGCAACATTTTATCGCCGTTTCCACGGCGGCCGACAAGGTCAAGGCGTTCGGGATCGACCCGGCGAACATGTTCGGTTTTTGGGACTGGGTCGGCGGGCGCTACAGCGCCACGTCGGCGGTCGGCGCCGTGCCGCTCGCGCTTTATCTCGGTTACGATAACTTTGCCAAAATACTCGACGGGGCCCGGTGGCTGGATACCCATTTCCTGCACGCCGCGTTCGAAGAGAACATCCCGGTCCTCTCCGCCGTGCTCGATATCTGGAACATCAACTTTATGGGCTACAAGACGAGGGCCTTGCTCCCCTACTTCCAGTCCCTGGGCAGACTGCCGGCCCACACCCAGCAGGTCGAAATGGAGAGCAACGGCAAGCTGGTCGATAGCGAAGGGAAGCCGGTCAGATACGATACCGGCGAGGTAGTCTTTGGCGAACCGGGAACGAACGGCCAGCACTCGTTCTACCAGCTGCTGCACCAGGGGACCCAGATCATCCCGTGCGACTTTATCGGTTTTATCAAGCCGCAATACCCCCTCGGCGAAGCGTCACCGACCTCAGTGACCCATCACGAAGAGCTGATGACCAACTTCTTTGCCCAACCCGACGCTTTGGCGTTCGGGAAAAAAGACGATTACCTGCCGAAGAACTTTCCGGGGAACCGCCCGTCCAGTTCATTATTATTATCAGAATTGACCCCGTTCACCGCCGGATTACTGCTGGCCTGGACCGAACACCGGGCGGCGGCCAAAGGTTTTATCTGGGGGATCAACAGTTTCGACCAGTTCGGGGTCGAACTCGGGAAGAAGCTCGGGGTTGAGCACCGGAACCGGATCCTGGAAGCGCGCCAGACCGGCCGGCTCAACGTCCAGGGCTTGAACCAGTCGACGGCTGAATTGCTGATGGCTTTTATAAAGGGGAAACTGCCTACTTGA
- the folE gene encoding GTP cyclohydrolase I FolE, whose translation MINQKKIEKAVREILQAIGEDPDREGLKETPKRVAALYADLFSGLAVDPGRELTLFQQGEHEEMVMLKDIPFYSICEHHLVPFVGRAHVVYIPTKGRITGLSKLIRVVEGYAKRPQVQERLTSEVADCLMAKLKPQGVLVVIEAEHLCMSMRGVKKPGTKAVTSAVRGIFQRDAKARSEALALIK comes from the coding sequence ATGATCAACCAAAAGAAAATAGAAAAAGCTGTCCGGGAAATCTTACAGGCTATAGGAGAAGATCCCGACAGAGAAGGCCTTAAGGAAACCCCTAAACGCGTGGCCGCCTTATATGCCGACCTCTTCTCCGGTCTGGCGGTCGATCCCGGCCGGGAACTGACGCTCTTCCAGCAGGGCGAGCACGAAGAGATGGTGATGTTAAAAGACATCCCGTTCTACTCGATCTGCGAACACCACCTCGTCCCGTTCGTCGGCCGGGCGCACGTCGTCTATATCCCGACCAAGGGGCGGATCACCGGCCTCTCCAAGCTGATCCGGGTCGTCGAAGGTTACGCCAAGCGGCCGCAGGTCCAGGAACGATTGACCAGCGAAGTGGCCGATTGTTTAATGGCTAAGCTGAAGCCGCAAGGCGTCCTGGTCGTGATCGAAGCGGAGCATCTCTGCATGTCGATGCGCGGGGTTAAAAAGCCGGGAACGAAAGCGGTCACCTCCGCCGTGCGCGGTATTTTTCAGCGGGATGCCAAGGCTCGCTCCGAGGCCCTGGCCCTGATCAAGTAG
- a CDS encoding formate--tetrahydrofolate ligase — protein MKTDIEIAQQAKLKLIVDVAKQAGLNLADVELHGCYKAKINLQAFKHLAKAKEGKLVLVTAMTPTPQGEGKTTTTIGLAQALPNSVVCIREPSLGPVMGMKGGAAGGGYSQVLPMEDINLHLTSDMHMVTSAHNLLTAMLYNHIHQGNELGIDENRIVWRRVMDMNDRALRGTFDITASSEVMAILCLAKDLEDMKARLGRIIVAYNRQGKPVTAADLKAQGAMALLMFDALKPNLVQTIEGGPAFIHGGPFANIAHGCNTLIATRLALKLADYVITEAGFATDLGAEKFFDIKCRAAGLQPSAAVLVVTKQAIERHGYANVAKHVGNLQLFGVPVVIAVNRKANDTDQEIAAILAECAGLGVPAEESDVWAKGGKGGKALAKAVAQAAAGPSSFKPLYDLGLPLKDKIELIATRIYGADGVDYTAKAQADLALLAENGLSNVPVCIAKTQYSLSDNPKVYGRPQGFRITIRELKPSAGAGFVVALAGDIMTMPGLPKHPAAENMDVTADGKITGLF, from the coding sequence ATGAAGACCGATATCGAGATCGCCCAGCAGGCGAAACTGAAGCTGATCGTCGACGTCGCCAAGCAAGCCGGGCTTAACCTGGCCGACGTCGAGCTGCACGGCTGCTACAAGGCCAAGATCAACCTCCAGGCCTTTAAGCACCTGGCCAAAGCCAAAGAGGGGAAGTTGGTCCTGGTCACCGCCATGACCCCGACGCCGCAAGGCGAGGGGAAGACGACCACCACGATCGGCCTGGCCCAGGCCCTGCCGAACTCCGTCGTCTGCATCCGCGAGCCTTCGCTCGGGCCGGTCATGGGGATGAAAGGGGGCGCGGCCGGCGGCGGCTACTCCCAGGTCCTGCCGATGGAGGATATCAATCTCCATCTGACTAGCGACATGCACATGGTCACCTCCGCCCATAATTTATTGACCGCCATGCTCTACAACCATATCCACCAGGGGAACGAGCTCGGCATTGATGAGAACCGGATCGTCTGGCGCCGGGTGATGGACATGAACGACCGCGCCCTGCGCGGCACGTTCGACATCACCGCCTCGTCCGAGGTCATGGCGATCCTCTGTTTAGCCAAAGACCTGGAAGACATGAAGGCCCGGCTCGGCCGGATCATCGTCGCCTACAACCGCCAGGGGAAACCGGTCACCGCCGCCGACTTGAAGGCGCAGGGGGCGATGGCGCTGCTGATGTTCGACGCGCTTAAACCGAACCTGGTCCAGACGATCGAAGGGGGCCCGGCCTTTATCCACGGCGGCCCGTTCGCCAATATCGCCCACGGCTGCAACACCCTGATCGCCACCCGGCTGGCGCTGAAGCTGGCCGATTACGTCATTACCGAGGCCGGGTTCGCCACCGACCTGGGAGCGGAAAAGTTCTTTGACATTAAATGCCGGGCGGCCGGCCTCCAGCCGTCGGCCGCCGTCCTGGTCGTCACCAAACAGGCGATCGAGCGGCACGGCTACGCCAACGTCGCCAAGCACGTCGGGAATTTACAGCTGTTCGGCGTCCCGGTCGTCATCGCGGTCAACCGCAAGGCGAACGACACCGACCAGGAGATCGCCGCGATCCTGGCGGAATGCGCGGGGCTCGGCGTGCCGGCCGAAGAATCCGACGTTTGGGCCAAGGGGGGCAAGGGGGGGAAAGCGCTGGCCAAAGCGGTCGCCCAGGCGGCTGCCGGCCCGTCCAGCTTCAAACCGCTTTACGACCTCGGTTTACCGCTCAAAGACAAGATCGAGCTGATCGCGACCAGGATCTACGGGGCGGACGGGGTCGACTACACGGCCAAAGCGCAGGCCGATCTCGCCTTGCTGGCCGAGAACGGCTTGAGCAACGTGCCGGTCTGCATCGCCAAAACGCAATATTCGCTCAGCGACAACCCGAAAGTCTACGGCCGGCCCCAGGGCTTTAGAATAACCATCCGCGAACTGAAACCGTCGGCCGGGGCGGGGTTCGTCGTCGCGCTCGCCGGCGACATCATGACGATGCCGGGCTTGCCCAAGCACCCCGCGGCCGAGAACATGGACGTCACGGCCGACGGCAAGATCACGGGGCTATTCTAA
- the dxs gene encoding 1-deoxy-D-xylulose-5-phosphate synthase, with translation MSTLLDKIKLPETLRELSTKQLEQVAGEIRQKIVEVTSRTGGHVASSLGAVELTVALHASFESPRDKFVWDVGHQAYAHKILTGRLASFETLRQAGGVSGFPNRAESPHDIFTVGHASTSIAQALGLVKARDLAGEKHAVVAVIGDGSLSGGLAYEAINNVNNLGSNMIVILNDNEMSISKNVGAISNYLTQVSTSGAYIELRNRIEKLVKKIPRVGISMFEAARKLKDRTKHIVVSFKVDVIFEELGFKYFGPIDGHNIPLIMSTLHHAREVPGPVMVHVLTKKGKGYPPAEKDPTRFHGTGPFEIGSGKPLSGNGKVTYTQAFGKALYDLAKQDNKIVGVTAAMLDGTGLEEFANAFPKRFFDVGIAEEYAVTFAGALARGGFKPVVAIYSTFLQRAYDEIVHDVCLQNLPVTFAVDRGGIVGEDGATHNGILDLAYLRSIPNMTVMAPGDDAELAPMLGFAVNHSGPISLRYPRGSAQLIERKSSPEIALGKGEIVYRAPLPSSQSPITIIAVGSMVAPAIEAAKRFGNGRVINARFVKPLDRELIVNSAKDSGLLVTVEEGGLDGGFGSAVLELLEQEQVSVKTLRLGLPSAFIEHGRREDVLAKYGLTGEGIYQRIKEKL, from the coding sequence ATGTCTACTTTACTCGATAAGATCAAACTGCCGGAAACGCTGCGCGAGCTCTCCACCAAACAGCTGGAGCAGGTCGCCGGGGAGATCCGCCAAAAGATCGTCGAGGTCACGTCCCGGACCGGCGGCCACGTCGCCTCCAGCCTGGGAGCGGTGGAGCTGACCGTCGCCCTGCACGCTTCTTTTGAAAGCCCGCGCGACAAATTCGTCTGGGACGTCGGCCACCAGGCCTACGCCCACAAGATCCTGACCGGCCGGCTCGCTTCCTTCGAGACCCTCCGCCAGGCCGGGGGGGTCTCCGGCTTCCCCAACCGGGCGGAAAGCCCCCACGACATCTTTACCGTCGGCCACGCGTCGACCTCCATCGCGCAGGCGCTCGGCCTGGTCAAGGCGCGCGACCTGGCGGGGGAAAAGCACGCGGTCGTCGCGGTGATCGGCGACGGCTCGCTGTCGGGCGGCCTGGCGTACGAAGCGATCAACAACGTCAACAACCTGGGGAGCAACATGATCGTGATCCTGAACGACAACGAAATGTCGATCAGCAAGAACGTCGGGGCGATCTCCAACTACCTGACGCAGGTCTCCACCAGCGGCGCCTATATCGAGCTGCGCAACCGGATCGAGAAACTGGTCAAAAAGATCCCGCGGGTCGGCATTTCGATGTTCGAAGCGGCCCGCAAGCTCAAGGACCGGACCAAGCATATCGTCGTCAGCTTTAAGGTCGACGTGATCTTCGAAGAGCTCGGTTTCAAGTATTTCGGCCCGATCGACGGGCATAATATCCCGTTGATCATGAGCACGCTCCACCACGCCCGCGAGGTACCCGGCCCGGTCATGGTCCACGTCCTGACCAAGAAGGGGAAGGGGTACCCGCCGGCCGAGAAAGACCCGACCCGGTTCCACGGCACCGGCCCGTTCGAGATCGGCTCCGGCAAGCCGCTGAGCGGCAACGGCAAGGTGACGTATACCCAGGCGTTCGGCAAGGCGCTCTACGACCTGGCCAAACAGGACAACAAGATCGTCGGCGTGACCGCCGCGATGCTCGACGGCACCGGCCTGGAGGAATTCGCCAACGCTTTTCCCAAACGCTTTTTTGACGTCGGGATCGCGGAAGAATACGCGGTCACTTTCGCCGGCGCGCTGGCCCGCGGCGGGTTCAAGCCGGTCGTCGCCATTTATTCCACCTTCCTGCAGCGCGCTTACGACGAGATCGTGCACGACGTCTGCCTGCAGAACCTGCCGGTCACTTTCGCCGTCGACCGGGGCGGGATCGTCGGCGAGGACGGCGCGACGCACAACGGGATCCTCGACCTGGCCTATCTCCGTTCGATCCCGAACATGACGGTCATGGCGCCGGGTGACGATGCGGAACTGGCGCCAATGCTCGGGTTTGCCGTTAACCATTCCGGCCCGATCTCCCTCCGCTACCCGCGGGGCTCGGCCCAGCTGATCGAGCGTAAATCGTCACCCGAGATCGCGCTCGGCAAGGGGGAGATCGTTTACCGGGCGCCGCTCCCCAGCTCCCAATCGCCGATCACCATCATTGCCGTCGGCTCCATGGTCGCGCCGGCGATCGAAGCGGCCAAACGTTTCGGCAACGGCCGGGTGATCAACGCCCGGTTCGTCAAACCGCTCGACCGGGAGCTGATCGTAAATAGTGCCAAAGATTCCGGCCTGCTCGTCACGGTCGAAGAGGGCGGCCTGGATGGCGGCTTCGGTTCGGCGGTCCTGGAACTGCTGGAACAGGAGCAGGTCAGCGTCAAAACGTTGCGGCTCGGCCTGCCGAGCGCTTTTATCGAGCACGGCCGGCGGGAAGACGTCCTGGCCAAATACGGGTTAACGGGCGAAGGGATCTACCAGCGGATCAAGGAAAAACTATGA
- a CDS encoding divergent PAP2 family protein, producing the protein MFDLLVAFILALLGNFTFVAVTISWFLAQSIKVVIYYFTEGHWNFWHFFEAGGMPSAHSASVTSLTLGIGLTQGWSSPLFTISLVFALIVMYDATGVRRAAGKQAEMLNKIIDDIYANGKVRLEKLKEVLGHDPIEVFCGAVLAVVITLITHYVYFTR; encoded by the coding sequence TTGTTTGACTTACTGGTCGCTTTTATACTCGCGCTGCTCGGCAATTTCACTTTCGTCGCCGTCACTATTTCCTGGTTCCTGGCCCAGTCGATCAAGGTCGTGATCTACTACTTTACCGAAGGGCACTGGAACTTCTGGCACTTTTTCGAGGCCGGCGGCATGCCTTCCGCCCATTCGGCCTCGGTCACTTCCCTGACGCTCGGGATCGGCCTGACGCAGGGGTGGAGCTCGCCGCTCTTTACCATTTCGCTGGTGTTCGCCCTGATCGTGATGTACGACGCGACCGGCGTCCGCCGGGCGGCCGGCAAGCAGGCCGAGATGCTGAACAAGATCATCGACGACATCTACGCCAACGGCAAGGTCCGGCTGGAAAAGCTCAAGGAGGTACTGGGCCACGATCCGATCGAGGTCTTCTGCGGCGCCGTCCTGGCCGTCGTCATTACCCTGATCACGCACTATGTCTACTTTACTCGATAA